The following are encoded in a window of Bacillota bacterium genomic DNA:
- a CDS encoding GGDEF domain-containing protein, with product MFKIRRLDSKTMFIITTLLIILIGAGDFHSGQLTYSLNRDADIINNLGLIRGSIQRLIKLELADAPNDELVQSIDQLINEHLDDYPEFMTELAAQWEQIKLQILLYRNNPADSSPSTLLLVSEQIWTTADDAVIHVQRLSKQHLNEFRLIFALNFFTLVLAVIILIWLRRYVQNQLEYMVRYDALTSAITKAYFKRILPREMDLASKTETPLSLIVVDVDKFKQINDTRGHITGDFALQQISEMLIENLRGTDFLARIGGDEFVIIAPNTTLCEAKKLADRLQSVVNAADFPGIGPLSISLGIAEYDYKESMDQLFERADRALYQAKADGRNQAAVCS from the coding sequence ATGTTTAAAATTAGAAGACTTGATTCCAAAACCATGTTTATCATAACAACCCTGCTGATCATATTGATCGGTGCCGGCGACTTCCATTCCGGGCAGCTAACTTACTCATTGAACCGAGACGCAGATATTATCAACAATTTAGGGCTTATCCGCGGATCGATTCAGCGCTTAATTAAACTCGAATTAGCAGATGCGCCCAATGATGAGCTGGTTCAAAGCATCGATCAACTAATCAACGAACACCTAGATGATTACCCCGAATTTATGACTGAATTGGCAGCCCAGTGGGAGCAGATTAAACTGCAGATACTGCTCTACCGGAACAACCCTGCCGATAGCAGCCCTAGTACACTATTATTGGTAAGCGAACAGATCTGGACTACTGCCGATGATGCGGTTATCCATGTGCAGAGATTATCAAAACAGCATTTAAATGAGTTTCGGCTTATATTTGCCTTAAACTTCTTTACCCTAGTGCTGGCAGTGATTATTCTGATTTGGCTGCGGCGCTATGTCCAGAATCAGTTAGAGTATATGGTGCGCTATGATGCGTTAACCAGCGCCATAACCAAAGCCTACTTCAAGCGCATCCTCCCCAGAGAAATGGATCTGGCGAGCAAAACCGAGACTCCCCTTTCCCTGATTGTTGTGGATGTAGATAAGTTCAAGCAGATCAACGATACCCGCGGCCATATCACCGGTGACTTTGCTCTGCAGCAGATCTCGGAAATGCTCATAGAAAACTTGAGAGGCACAGACTTTTTGGCCCGCATCGGCGGTGATGAATTTGTGATTATCGCACCCAACACAACCTTATGCGAAGCGAAAAAGCTGGCTGATCGGCTCCAGAGCGTAGTTAACGCCGCGGACTTTCCGGGTATCGGTCCACTCTCCATCAGCTTAGGCATCGCCGAATATGATTACAAAGAAAGCATGGATCAGCTGTTTGAGCGAGCTGATCGAGCTCTCTATCAAGCCAAAGCCGATGGCCGCAATCAAGCAGCTGTATGCAGTTAA